In Arthrobacter sp. QXT-31, one genomic interval encodes:
- a CDS encoding SURF1 family cytochrome oxidase biogenesis protein produces MYKFLFSSKWLGYLLLAAIFATGCVFLGRWQMDRRAETLAEIQRVTSNYSATPITFAEARGQFDQLDPSREWTQVRLQGTYDVDGQRIVRNRPLNGQPGYEVVVPFKLASGETVVIDRGWLPIGNKTPGRPDSVPAPPSGQVTAVVRLKHSEPTLQRGAPEGQLASIDLPAYAAELGYPLLTGAYGQLASETPPAAVTPQPFPVPSMDEGTHLSYSLQWFAFGILMFVAFGYAARQQARNAALDAEDAEAADGELAHTAAGARRRPPAPRKRKRPTAEEEEDAILDAQGY; encoded by the coding sequence ATGTACAAGTTCCTGTTTTCCAGCAAGTGGCTGGGCTACCTGCTGCTGGCCGCAATCTTCGCCACCGGCTGCGTGTTCCTGGGCCGCTGGCAGATGGACCGCCGGGCCGAAACGCTGGCGGAAATCCAGCGGGTCACGTCCAACTATTCGGCCACTCCGATCACATTTGCCGAGGCCCGCGGCCAGTTCGACCAACTGGACCCGTCCCGAGAGTGGACCCAGGTCCGGCTCCAGGGCACTTACGACGTCGACGGGCAGCGGATCGTGCGCAACCGCCCCCTGAACGGGCAGCCCGGCTATGAAGTGGTGGTGCCGTTCAAGCTCGCATCCGGCGAGACCGTGGTGATCGACCGCGGCTGGCTGCCGATCGGCAACAAGACGCCCGGCCGCCCGGATTCCGTTCCTGCACCGCCGTCCGGGCAGGTCACTGCAGTGGTGCGGCTCAAGCATAGCGAACCCACGCTGCAGCGCGGCGCACCGGAGGGCCAGCTGGCTTCCATTGACCTGCCCGCTTACGCTGCCGAACTCGGCTATCCGCTGCTGACGGGCGCCTACGGGCAGCTCGCCTCGGAGACACCGCCAGCCGCGGTCACGCCGCAGCCGTTCCCCGTGCCCTCGATGGACGAGGGGACGCACCTGTCCTATTCACTGCAGTGGTTCGCCTTTGGCATCCTCATGTTCGTGGCCTTTGGTTACGCGGCCCGGCAGCAGGCGCGCAACGCCGCGCTGGATGCCGAGGACGCTGAAGCGGCGGACGGCGAGCTTGCCCACACCGCCGCGGGAGCCCGCCGTCGTCCGCCGGCACCCCGAAAGCGCAAGCGGCCGACGGCGGAAGAAGAGGAAGACGCGATCCTGGATGCCCAGGGCTACTGA
- a CDS encoding HNH endonuclease signature motif containing protein: MNPATIRKIACDADLIPVVLGTGGRILDVGRASRIFPPHIRKAIMARDQGCAFPQCTMPAPWCEAHHITYWSRGGPTSTGNGVLLCSYHHHLIHKENWTIEVTNEVPWFKPPPELDPGRKPRRNQYFRSRPHRD, encoded by the coding sequence GTGAACCCGGCCACGATCCGCAAAATCGCCTGCGACGCCGACCTCATCCCCGTCGTCCTCGGCACCGGCGGCCGCATCCTCGACGTCGGCCGCGCCTCACGGATCTTCCCGCCCCACATCCGCAAAGCCATCATGGCCCGCGACCAAGGCTGCGCGTTCCCGCAATGCACCATGCCCGCACCCTGGTGCGAAGCCCACCACATCACCTACTGGTCACGCGGCGGACCCACCAGCACCGGCAACGGCGTCCTCCTCTGCAGCTATCACCACCACCTGATCCATAAGGAAAACTGGACCATCGAAGTCACCAACGAAGTCCCCTGGTTCAAACCACCACCAGAACTCGACCCGGGACGAAAACCCCGCCGCAACCAATACTTCCGCTCACGACCCCACCGGGACTGA
- a CDS encoding YbaK/EbsC family protein, with protein MLADPVANVRRALTAAGARDTVTVLPGAVPTAAAAADALGCDVAAITNSLVFEVDGTPLLILASGAAKVDVRLVASQLGTGRIRRAAPEFVLHHTGQEVGGVAPVGHPARIRTLLDASLEEHATLWAGAGDHHSMFSISYGELQRITDAHALRVR; from the coding sequence ATGCTTGCCGACCCCGTGGCCAACGTGCGCCGCGCCCTGACCGCAGCCGGTGCCCGTGACACAGTCACGGTTCTACCCGGAGCGGTTCCGACGGCGGCTGCCGCGGCTGACGCGCTTGGCTGCGACGTCGCTGCCATCACGAACAGCCTGGTGTTTGAAGTGGACGGCACTCCCCTGCTGATCCTCGCCAGCGGTGCTGCCAAGGTCGACGTCAGGCTGGTCGCCTCCCAGCTGGGCACGGGGCGGATCCGCCGTGCCGCGCCTGAGTTCGTGCTGCACCATACGGGCCAGGAAGTGGGCGGCGTTGCACCCGTCGGGCATCCGGCCAGGATCCGCACGCTGCTGGACGCTTCGCTCGAGGAACACGCAACGCTCTGGGCCGGGGCCGGCGACCACCACTCCATGTTCTCCATCAGCTACGGCGAGCTGCAGCGCATCACGGACGCGCACGCGCTTCGCGTGCGGTAG
- a CDS encoding dihydrofolate reductase family protein — translation MAATYTFDVFCSLDGFGSHTGNWGGYWGKQGPELLERRLALYGEEQRMVFGANTYRAFERMLAASSETSEVRDPWVTRMTNLPATVVSRTLQEPLDWPDATLVGGDAVDVVARLKEESEVPLRSHGSLSMNRALMAAGLVDRVQVTVFPVITGQTGAEPIFQGAADFDLELIESRTLDGHTQELIYRPTLHA, via the coding sequence ATGGCCGCTACCTACACCTTCGACGTCTTTTGCAGCCTCGACGGCTTCGGCTCCCACACCGGCAACTGGGGCGGCTACTGGGGCAAGCAAGGCCCCGAACTGCTCGAGCGCCGCCTCGCGTTGTACGGCGAGGAGCAGCGGATGGTCTTTGGGGCCAACACATACCGGGCGTTCGAGCGGATGCTGGCCGCGAGCAGCGAAACGTCCGAGGTCCGAGATCCATGGGTCACCCGGATGACGAATCTGCCGGCAACGGTGGTGTCGAGAACACTGCAGGAACCGCTCGACTGGCCGGACGCGACCCTCGTAGGTGGTGACGCGGTCGACGTCGTCGCCCGGCTCAAGGAAGAGTCAGAGGTGCCGCTGCGCTCCCACGGCAGCCTGTCAATGAACCGGGCACTGATGGCCGCCGGACTCGTCGACCGTGTCCAGGTAACCGTCTTCCCTGTAATCACCGGTCAGACCGGGGCAGAGCCAATCTTCCAAGGCGCCGCCGATTTCGACCTTGAGCTGATCGAGAGCCGGACGCTCGACGGCCACACCCAGGAGCTCATCTACCGGCCCACCCTTCACGCCTGA